Proteins co-encoded in one Mycobacterium mantenii genomic window:
- a CDS encoding ABC transporter ATP-binding protein: MAEIVLDHVSKSYPGGATAVHELNLTIADGEFLILVGPSGCGKTTTLNMIAGLEDISSGELRIGGERVNEKAPKDRDIAMVFQSYALYPHMTVRQNIAFPLTLAKMKKSEIAQKVEETAKTLDLTEFLDRKPSQLSGGQRQRVAMGRAIVRHPKAFLMDEPLSNLDAKLRVQMRGEIARLQKRLGTTTVYVTHDQTEAMTLGDRVVVMLSGVAQQVGTPDELYEHPANLFVAGFIGSPAMNFFPGTLTPVGLKLPFGEVMLAPDVHEVIGRHPEPANVIVGVRPEHLSDAALIDGYQRIKALTFEVKVDLVESLGADKYVYFSTAAWAAHSAQLDELAAESDAHENQFVARVPAESKAAIGQSIELAFDTTKLVVFDADSGANLTIAPSGTP, from the coding sequence ATGGCCGAGATTGTGCTGGACCATGTCAGCAAGAGTTACCCCGGCGGCGCCACCGCGGTGCACGAACTGAACCTCACCATTGCCGACGGTGAATTCCTGATTCTGGTCGGCCCGTCGGGCTGCGGCAAGACCACGACGTTGAATATGATTGCCGGGCTTGAGGACATCTCATCCGGTGAGCTGCGCATCGGCGGTGAGCGGGTGAACGAGAAGGCGCCCAAAGACCGCGATATCGCGATGGTGTTCCAGTCCTATGCGCTGTACCCGCACATGACGGTGCGCCAGAACATCGCCTTTCCGTTGACGCTGGCCAAGATGAAGAAGTCCGAGATCGCCCAGAAGGTCGAGGAGACGGCGAAAACCCTTGACCTGACCGAGTTTCTGGACCGCAAGCCATCGCAGTTGTCCGGGGGGCAGCGGCAGCGGGTGGCCATGGGTCGCGCAATCGTGCGGCATCCCAAGGCGTTTCTGATGGACGAGCCGCTGTCGAATCTCGACGCCAAATTGCGGGTGCAGATGCGCGGTGAGATCGCCAGGCTGCAGAAGAGGCTGGGTACCACGACGGTCTACGTGACCCACGACCAGACCGAGGCCATGACCCTGGGTGACCGGGTGGTGGTGATGCTTTCCGGGGTTGCGCAACAGGTCGGAACCCCGGACGAGTTGTACGAGCACCCGGCCAACCTGTTCGTCGCCGGTTTCATCGGTTCGCCGGCGATGAATTTCTTCCCCGGCACGCTGACCCCCGTTGGACTCAAACTGCCGTTCGGCGAGGTGATGCTGGCACCGGACGTGCACGAGGTGATCGGCCGGCACCCCGAGCCGGCGAACGTCATCGTCGGCGTACGGCCCGAGCATCTTTCCGACGCTGCACTGATCGACGGCTACCAGCGCATCAAGGCGCTGACCTTCGAGGTGAAGGTCGACTTGGTCGAGTCGCTGGGCGCGGACAAGTACGTCTACTTCTCCACCGCGGCGTGGGCGGCGCACTCGGCTCAGTTGGACGAGCTGGCCGCCGAGTCGGATGCCCACGAAAACCAGTTCGTGGCAAGGGTTCCCGCCGAATCGAAAGCGGCGATCGGGCAGTCGATCGAGTTGGCGTTCGACACCACCAAGCTGGTGGTCTTCGATGCGGACTCCGGGGCCAACCTGACCATCGCGCCCTCCGGGACACCATGA